Proteins encoded in a region of the Vicia villosa cultivar HV-30 ecotype Madison, WI linkage group LG5, Vvil1.0, whole genome shotgun sequence genome:
- the LOC131602753 gene encoding G-type lectin S-receptor-like serine/threonine-protein kinase B120 has product MGKIIGFNVSFFMLLLLFLSFLCFYPLFLHAASSITQNESIKDGSTLVSEGLKFEMGFFGLNNSSRYVGIWYRNVSVSAYVWVANRENPIKNRQGSITIKKDGNLVVLDGENNEVWSSNISVPINNSQAVLRNDGNLILSDRETNKEIWQTFEDPTDTYLPGMKVPASSGGGIGKDPTFRAWKSEKDPSFGKYTMSVDSEASPQIVIMKGEKRRWRSGYWDGRVFSGVPNMTGNYLYGFRLNTDDKGERYFVYEALNSSDKIRFQIAYDGFERQFRWNENEKKWNVIQSLPYKKCEFYNSCGSFAICDESDSVLCKCLKGFEPKDMISWKNGNWSKGCKRKNPLKGERTSTNSSVGEDGFLVQRGLKLPDFAHLVNAGNSDDCERNCLQNSSCTAYVNTIGIGCMVWFGELVDVQRLEIYGNTLNIRLSDSDLDDAKKKTKIWITLAVVMAVIFLGIFAWLLWRFKGKLKVSSTSSLNRNIGNGTVSEPSKSTNLLVPAEFSGSVDPNSEGSPLNNAELSFFNFSSIVIATNNFSEENKLGQGGFGPVYKGKLPGGEEIAVKRLCRKSSQGSDEFKNEMMLIAKLQHRNLVRLLGCSVLEEEKLLVYEYMPNKSLDFFLFDPVKQTKLDWTIRSEIIEGIARGLLYLHRDSRLRIIHRDLKASNILLDENMNPKISDFGLARIFGGNQNEDNTTRVVGTYGYMSPEYAMEGLFSVKSDVYSFGVLLLEIVSGRKNTSFRDSYDPSLIGYAWRLWNEERVMELVDPSIRDSCKKSKALRCIHIGMLCVQDSASNRPNMSSVVLMLESEATTLPLPIQPLFTSMRRYDDTEEFHTEPFESSVDLTVTGR; this is encoded by the exons ATGGGCAAGATCATAGGATTCAATGTTTcattttttatgttgttgttattgtttttgtcTTTCCTATGTTTTTATCCTTTGTTTTTGCATGCTGCTTCCTCCATCACACAGAATGAATCTATCAAAGATGGTTCTACTTTGGTCTCAGAAGGTCTCAAATTCGAAATGGGTTTCTTCGGCTTAAACAACTCTTCAAGATACGTTGGAATTTGGTATCGCAACGTTTCGGTTTCAGCATACGTGTGGGTTGCAAACAGAGAAAATCCTATTAAAAACAGACAAGGTTCCATCACAATAAAAAAGGATGGTAACTTGGTAGTTCTTGATGGAGAGAACAACGAGGTTTGGTCAAGTAATATATCAGTTCCTATAAATAACTCGCAAGCTGTTCTTCGTAATGATGGAAACCTTATTCTTTCGGATAGAGAAACTAACAAGGAGATTTGGCAAACTTTTGAAGATCCAACTGATACATATCTTCCAGGTATGAAAGTTCCCGCGAGTAGCGGAGGTGGAATCGGGAAGGATCCTACCTTTCGTGCGTGGAAATCAGAGAAGGATCCTTCATTCGGAAAATACACGATGAGTGTTGATTCGGAAGCCTCACCACAGATAGTGATTATGAAAGGTGAGAAAAGAAGGTGGAGAAGTGGTTATTGGGATGGTAGAGTTTTCTCAGGTGTGCCAAATATGACAGGAAATTATCTTTATGGTTTTAGGCTTAACACGGACGATAAGGGAGAAAGGTATTTTGTTTATGAAGCATTGAATAGTAGTGATAAGATAAGGTTTCAGATTGCTTATGATGGATTTGAGAGACAATTCAGGtggaatgaaaatgaaaaaaaatggaaTGTGATACAAAGTCTTCCTTATAAGAAGTGTGAGTTTTATAATTCATGTGGTAGTTTCGCAATATGTGATGAGTCTGATTCAGTTTTGTGTAAGTGCTTGAAAGGGTTTGAGCCAAAGGATATGATAAGTTGGAAAAATGGGAATTGGTCAAAAGGGTGTAAGAGGAAGAATCCATTGAAGGGTGAGAGAACTAGTACTAATAGTTCTGTTGGAGAAGATGGTTTTTTGGTGCAAAGGGGTTTGAAGTTGCCTGATTTTGCACATTTGGTTAATGCTGGTAATAGCGATGACTGTGAAAGAAATTGTCTGCAGAATAGTTCTTGTACCGCGTATGTAAACACTATTGGAATTGGGTGtatggtttggtttggagagTTAGTTGATGTTCAAAGACTAGAAATTTATGGAAATACACTCAACATTCGGCTTTCCGATTCTGATCTAG ATGATGCGAAGAAAAAGACCAAGATTTGGATAACATTAGCTGTTGTAATGGCGGTTATCTTTCTTGGAATTTTTGCATGGCTGCTATGGAGATTTAAGGGAAAACTCAAAG TCTCTTCGACTTCTTCTCTCAACAGAAACATTGGTAATGGAACAGTTTCTGAACCATCCAAAAGTACAAACTTATTAGTACCAGCAGAATTTTCAGGATCAGTTGATCCGAATTCGGAAGGGAGTCCTCTAAATAATGCAGAACTTTCATTCTTCAATTTTAGTAGCATTGTAATAGCAACAAACAATTTCTCAGAAGAAAATAAACTCGGACAAGGGGGATTCGGTCCTGTCTACAAG GGAAAGCTTCCAGGGGGAGAAGAAATCGCGGTAAAGAGGCTTTGTAGAAAGTCTAGCCAAGGTTCAGATGAGTTCAAGAATGAAATGATGCTAATAGCCAAATTACAACATAGAAATCTTGTTAGACTGTTAGGATGTTCAGTTCTAGAGGAAGAAAAGTTACTGGTATATGAATACATGCCAAACAAAAGTCTAGACTTTTTTTTATTTG ATCCAGTCAAGCAAACAAAACTAGATTGGACTATACGTTCTGAAATCATCGAGGGTATTGCTAGAGGACTACTTTATCTGCACCGTGATTCACGGCTTAGAATAATTCATCGGGATCTAAAAGCAAGCAACATTTTGTTGGACGAAAATATGAATCCAAAAATATCAGACTTTGGCTTGGCAAGGATATttggtggaaaccaaaatgaAGACAATACAACTAGAGTAGTTGGTACATA TGGTTACATGTCTCCTGAATATGCGATGGAAGGTCTATTTTCAGTTAAATCTGATGTCTATAGTTTTGGCGTACTTCTACTAGAGATTGTGAGTGGTCGCAAAAACACTAGCTTTCGTGATTCTTATGATCCAAGTCTCATAGGATAT GCATGGCGTCTATGGAATGAAGAGAGAGTGATGGAGCTTGTTGATCCTTCGATCCGTGATTCATGTAAAAAGAGTAAAGCATTGAGATGCATACACATAGGGATGTTATGTGTGCAAGATTCAGCATCTAATAGACCAAACATGTCCTCAGTGGTATTGATGCTGGAAAGTGAGGCAACAACTCTTCCATTGCCTATTCAACCTTTGTTTACTTCAATGAGGAGATATGATGATACTGAAGAATTTCATACCGAACCCTTTGAATCCTCAGTTGATCTTACAGTGACAGggagataa